The following are from one region of the candidate division KSB1 bacterium genome:
- a CDS encoding radical SAM protein: MKKLRIGIIDLVTKGPTKALWGRVMNPNFASIMPQVLAKWCEDSGHDVKLVCYTGFENLTEELPDKVDIVFIGAFTQAAQLAYSLSNLFRSKGAITVLGGPHARCYPQDAQKYFDYVLGFTDKSIVNEVLQDCSQNRPMGVYLEASQQPQTLPGVKERWKYIEQTLDKAPFIKIVPMIGSLGCPYTCSFCIDSIVPYQTLDFDVIKEDLRFLLTKFKRPIVGWHDPNFGIRFDDYMGAIEEAIPPDSIDFIAESSLSLLSEPHMQRLQKNGFKALLPGIESWYDMGNKSKTGKLMGLDKLNKISDHVNMLLRYAPYIQANFVLGLDVDEGPDPFELTKQFLDRSPGAFPAYSLLSAFGKAAPLNLDYQRENRVLPFPFIFLNNNHAMNVKPKNYEWPEFYDYVIDVTRHAFSWPRIYKRFKAARGYIPKWMNFVRAVSSEGFGRIKYYSKVRQLLDEDRQFRSYFEQETTVLPKFYMDQVKVSLGPLFEWLPEGALFHDPHAYLKSEEELAVRKRA; this comes from the coding sequence ATGAAGAAACTTCGTATTGGTATTATCGATCTCGTTACCAAGGGACCTACAAAAGCATTGTGGGGGCGCGTTATGAACCCCAATTTTGCCAGCATTATGCCCCAGGTGCTTGCCAAGTGGTGTGAAGATAGTGGCCATGACGTGAAGCTCGTGTGTTATACCGGTTTTGAGAATTTGACCGAAGAGTTACCGGATAAAGTTGATATCGTTTTTATTGGCGCTTTTACGCAAGCTGCACAATTAGCCTATTCTTTGAGTAATCTATTTCGCTCAAAGGGAGCAATTACCGTACTGGGTGGTCCCCATGCCCGTTGTTATCCACAGGACGCACAAAAATACTTCGACTATGTTCTGGGATTTACAGATAAGTCAATCGTCAATGAAGTTTTACAAGATTGCTCACAAAATCGGCCAATGGGTGTTTATCTAGAGGCTTCGCAACAACCACAAACACTGCCCGGCGTAAAAGAGCGCTGGAAATATATAGAGCAGACGCTCGATAAAGCCCCATTTATCAAGATTGTTCCGATGATTGGAAGTTTGGGTTGTCCTTATACTTGCAGCTTTTGTATCGATTCGATAGTACCTTATCAAACCTTAGATTTTGATGTGATCAAGGAAGATTTGCGGTTTCTGTTAACTAAGTTTAAACGGCCGATCGTTGGATGGCATGATCCAAACTTTGGGATTCGGTTCGATGATTATATGGGTGCGATTGAAGAAGCCATACCCCCCGACAGTATTGATTTTATAGCGGAAAGCAGTTTGTCGCTTTTGTCTGAACCCCATATGCAAAGGTTACAAAAAAATGGATTTAAAGCACTTTTGCCTGGCATTGAATCCTGGTATGATATGGGAAACAAATCGAAAACCGGTAAATTGATGGGATTGGATAAACTCAATAAAATCTCGGATCATGTTAATATGCTATTAAGGTATGCTCCCTATATTCAGGCCAATTTTGTGCTCGGACTTGACGTTGACGAGGGACCGGATCCGTTTGAACTTACCAAACAATTTTTAGATAGGTCACCGGGCGCTTTCCCAGCGTATTCCCTGCTTTCGGCTTTTGGAAAAGCAGCGCCTCTCAACCTCGACTACCAGAGAGAAAACCGGGTCCTACCCTTCCCATTCATTTTTCTCAACAATAATCATGCAATGAATGTAAAACCGAAAAACTATGAATGGCCTGAATTCTACGATTACGTGATTGATGTTACCAGGCATGCATTTTCCTGGCCTCGGATTTATAAACGGTTCAAAGCTGCACGCGGCTATATTCCAAAATGGATGAACTTTGTCAGGGCAGTGTCGTCTGAAGGATTTGGCAGAATAAAATACTACTCGAAAGTACGCCAATTGCTGGACGAAGACCGGCAGTTTCGCAGCTATTTCGAACAAGAGACTACCGTTCTGCCAAAATTTTACATGGATCAGGTAAAAGTATCATTAGGCCCATTATTTGAATGGCTGCCGGAAGGCGCTTTGTTTCATGATCCCCATGCCTATCTGAAATCAGAAGAAGAATTGGCTGTTAGAAAAAGGGCTTAG
- a CDS encoding cysteine synthase family protein, whose protein sequence is MEIKKDVLEHIGNTPLVEIQKITKNLSSKIFAKVEYVNPSGSIKDRMAIYMIEDAEKHGLLKPGGTIVENSSGNTGSALAMIAAVKGYKCIITMPDKMSDEKKNLMQAFGAEVVVTPTDVPADSPESYYSVARRIAQETPNSYYPDQYNNPKNIDAHYYSTGPEIWQQTDGNLDILVAGIGTGGTLSGAGRFLKEKNPEIQIIAVDPIGSVFYDYFKTGTLPQPHVYQVEGIGEDYLVKAVDFEVIDDIIQVNDKCSFQMTRRLSSEEGLFAGGSSGSNLWAAIEVAKKSAEPKNIVVILPDSGNRYLSKIYNDNWMQTNGYM, encoded by the coding sequence TTGGAAATTAAAAAAGATGTCCTGGAACATATCGGTAATACACCACTTGTAGAAATTCAAAAAATAACTAAGAATCTATCAAGTAAAATATTTGCTAAAGTCGAATATGTGAATCCATCCGGAAGTATAAAGGATCGCATGGCAATCTATATGATAGAAGATGCCGAAAAACACGGACTTCTTAAACCCGGAGGAACAATCGTAGAGAATTCATCCGGCAATACCGGCAGTGCTCTGGCAATGATCGCAGCGGTGAAAGGATACAAATGCATCATCACAATGCCGGATAAAATGAGTGATGAAAAGAAGAATCTTATGCAGGCATTTGGTGCTGAAGTCGTTGTTACTCCAACAGATGTTCCCGCGGATTCACCGGAAAGTTATTATAGTGTTGCGAGGAGAATCGCGCAGGAAACTCCCAATTCCTATTACCCGGATCAATACAACAATCCCAAAAATATCGATGCTCATTATTACTCCACAGGGCCCGAAATCTGGCAACAAACCGATGGAAATCTAGATATCTTAGTTGCTGGAATTGGTACTGGTGGAACTTTGAGTGGAGCAGGACGCTTTTTAAAAGAAAAGAATCCTGAGATTCAGATTATTGCCGTAGATCCAATTGGCTCAGTATTTTATGATTATTTTAAAACCGGCACACTTCCGCAACCGCATGTCTATCAAGTAGAAGGAATTGGCGAGGATTACCTGGTGAAGGCAGTTGATTTTGAAGTGATTGATGACATTATTCAAGTGAATGATAAGTGTTCCTTTCAAATGACAAGAAGGTTGTCGAGTGAAGAAGGATTGTTTGCAGGTGGTTCAAGTGGCAGTAATCTTTGGGCGGCAATTGAGGTTGCAAAAAAATCAGCAGAGCCAAAGAATATTGTGGTCATCCTGCCGGATTCAGGGAATCGTTATTTAAGTAAAATATACAATGACAATTGGATGCAAACAAACGGCTATATGTAA